In a single window of the Pseudomonadota bacterium genome:
- a CDS encoding helix-turn-helix transcriptional regulator, with protein sequence MRQTLKPQDEPYLLLRSLSIDYASGAREPAHSHPWGQLVFVQAGSLRLQVADGIWVVAPGRAVLLPAEQAHSLAMYGPARLRTLYLNPACLDSGQLKPSAIRTLEVCALLGELILRVCAVGSLDERETHHRQLYDLILTELSCASSEGLYLRLPTDPRGARLADLFMDEQHVNVPLLELCRAAGVTRRTAERLFRDSTGLSPARWRRRHLLARGLAALSEGVDVQTAAELAGYQYRSAFSQALTQVFGLSPGAVRKQRAYQAMP encoded by the coding sequence ATGCGACAAACGCTCAAACCACAAGACGAGCCGTACCTATTGCTGCGCAGCCTCAGCATCGACTACGCGTCCGGCGCACGGGAACCCGCCCACAGTCATCCGTGGGGCCAGCTGGTGTTCGTTCAGGCCGGCTCATTGCGGCTGCAGGTAGCGGACGGCATCTGGGTGGTGGCGCCCGGTCGGGCCGTGTTGCTGCCCGCGGAGCAAGCCCATTCGCTGGCGATGTACGGACCAGCCAGGCTGCGAACGCTGTACCTGAACCCGGCATGCCTCGATAGCGGTCAGCTCAAGCCATCGGCAATTCGGACACTGGAGGTGTGTGCACTGCTCGGCGAGCTGATTTTACGGGTGTGCGCGGTCGGTTCGCTGGATGAACGGGAGACTCATCACCGGCAGCTTTATGACCTGATCCTGACCGAGCTGAGCTGCGCCAGCTCCGAAGGGCTCTATCTCCGGCTGCCCACCGATCCAAGGGGTGCCCGCCTGGCTGATCTGTTCATGGACGAACAGCACGTCAACGTGCCGCTCCTGGAGCTTTGTCGTGCGGCTGGCGTCACCCGTCGAACCGCCGAGCGTTTGTTTCGCGACAGCACAGGGCTATCCCCGGCACGCTGGCGGCGACGGCACCTGCTGGCTCGCGGGCTGGCGGCGCTGTCGGAAGGTGTTGACGTACAGACGGCGGCTGAGCTGGCGGGCTACCAGTACCGCAGCGCCTTCAGCCAGGCGCTGACACAGGTATTTGGCCTAAGCCCGGGCGCCGTTCGAAAACAACGCGCCTACCAGGCGATGCCGTAA